GCCGCGGCAGGTGACCGTTCCGGTGGTTCGGTGAGCAGTGCAGGGGATATCAATGGCGATGGCTTCGATGACCTAATTATTGGCGCACGCTATGCCAACAACGACGACTCTGGCTCCAGCTATGTGGTGTTTGGGCGGGCAGGCAACTCAGCGCCCAGCATTGTCAGCACCGCTGCTGTGGATGTTGCAGAAAACACCACCGCCGTCATTAACGTTCAATCTACTGACGATACCAACAGTGAAGGCAATGGACTCTCCTATACCCTCAGCGGCGGCAATGACCAAGCCTTCTTTGACATCAATGCCAC
This window of the Leptolyngbya sp. CCY15150 genome carries:
- a CDS encoding integrin alpha, which translates into the protein LIIGAGLANNSGSSYVVFGKASGFNATQNLSALDSSNGFRLDGAAAGDRSGGSVSSAGDINGDGFDDLIIGARYANNDDSGSSYVVFGRAGNSAPSIVSTAAVDVAENTTAVINVQSTDDTNSEGNGLSYTLSGGNDQAFFDINAT